A portion of the Deltaproteobacteria bacterium genome contains these proteins:
- a CDS encoding urease accessory protein UreF, translating into MDSRLLQLADSAFPSGSFAHSLGLEALRQLGGLRGEEQLALRLRELCWHTAHGALPFLNDAHGNDPIAADRAADIFLSQHVANRASRAQGQAFLLAAEAAFDNASVTSLRGSLPCGHVAVAVGAALKLAGFSLDDARRLFLFSSVRSALSAAVRLGVVGPLRGQKLLFELHPELDRALASTQGFTGADAASIAPLVDCAQGAQDRLYSRLFQS; encoded by the coding sequence ATGGATTCGCGACTCCTCCAGCTGGCCGACTCCGCGTTCCCCTCGGGGAGCTTCGCGCACTCGCTCGGACTCGAGGCGCTGCGGCAGCTCGGCGGGCTTCGCGGCGAGGAGCAGCTCGCGCTTCGGCTTCGCGAACTGTGCTGGCACACCGCCCATGGCGCCCTGCCCTTCCTGAATGACGCGCACGGGAACGATCCGATCGCCGCCGATCGGGCCGCCGACATCTTCTTGAGCCAGCACGTGGCGAATCGCGCGAGTCGCGCGCAAGGACAAGCGTTCCTGCTCGCGGCCGAGGCGGCGTTTGATAACGCTTCAGTGACATCGCTCCGTGGCTCGCTGCCGTGCGGGCACGTCGCGGTAGCGGTGGGCGCGGCGCTGAAGCTCGCCGGCTTCTCGCTGGATGATGCGCGGCGGCTCTTCCTCTTCAGCTCGGTGCGAAGCGCGCTCTCTGCGGCAGTGCGCCTGGGCGTGGTCGGGCCGTTGCGTGGGCAGAAGCTCTTGTTCGAGCTGCATCCCGAGCTCGATCGTGCGCTCGCTTCCACGCAGGGCTTCACTGGCGCCGACGCAGCCTCGATCGCGCCGCTCGTCGATTGCGCGCAAGGTGCGCAGGACCGGCTCTACTCGCGGCTGTTTCAAAGTTGA
- a CDS encoding urease accessory protein UreD, translated as MGATESSLAVTRVDGRSVVTASHARSPLKLLAPRNHGHAAWVYQSSYGGGFVGADDISLAVNVEPGSTLFLSSQAASRAYAGSQARFSLRATVADDAALVFWPDPLSCFPGADFEQVLHFSLAANASLLAVDALSAGRVARGERWAFQKLATKLHIAVANVPALRESLLLTADAGLLSARLEGIDALATVVLAGPKLAPACAQLAKSINERGLQPLREATLVTASTWPWGMVLRLASPSVDALTHTLRELLQAHAHALLGDDPWARKW; from the coding sequence ATGGGGGCGACCGAGAGCTCGCTGGCGGTGACGCGCGTCGACGGACGCAGCGTGGTGACCGCCTCGCACGCCAGGAGCCCGCTCAAGCTGCTCGCGCCGCGCAACCACGGCCACGCGGCATGGGTGTACCAGTCGAGCTACGGCGGCGGCTTCGTGGGCGCGGATGACATTTCACTCGCAGTGAATGTCGAACCGGGCTCGACGCTCTTCCTCTCCTCGCAGGCCGCGAGCCGCGCGTACGCGGGAAGCCAAGCGCGATTTTCCCTGCGCGCCACCGTCGCCGACGATGCCGCGCTCGTCTTCTGGCCGGATCCGCTGAGCTGCTTTCCCGGCGCGGACTTCGAACAGGTGCTGCACTTCTCGCTCGCAGCCAACGCCAGCCTGCTCGCCGTGGATGCGCTCTCGGCCGGACGCGTGGCGCGCGGCGAGCGCTGGGCATTCCAGAAGCTGGCGACGAAGCTGCACATCGCCGTCGCGAACGTGCCCGCCTTGCGCGAATCGCTCCTGCTCACGGCGGACGCAGGTTTGCTGTCCGCGCGGCTCGAAGGCATCGACGCGCTCGCAACCGTCGTGCTCGCGGGTCCCAAGCTCGCGCCCGCTTGTGCCCAGCTCGCGAAGTCGATCAACGAGCGTGGCTTGCAACCGCTGCGCGAAGCGACGCTGGTCACCGCGAGCACCTGGCCGTGGGGAATGGTGCTGCGACTCGCGTCACCGAGCGTCGACGCGCTGACCCACACGCTGCGTGAACTCCTGCAGGCGCACGCCCACGCGCTGCTTGGAGATGATCCCTGGGCGAGGAAGTGGTAG
- the ureC gene encoding urease subunit alpha, whose amino-acid sequence MSHKISRLAYADIYGPTTGDCVRLGDTDLWARVERDHTVYGDECKFGGGKVLREGMGQAAGVSAKDALDLVITNALIVDYTGIYKADIGIKHGRISAIGKAGNPDIMAGVTPGMIVGVTTEVVAGEGLIATAGGIDSHIHFISPQQIPVALASGVTTFIGGGTGPATGTKATTCTPAEDQLRLMLQATDGLPMNFGFTGKGNTSKPEGLAEQLAAGAIGLKLHEDWGTTPAAIDCCLAVAEKHDVQVTIHTDTLNESGFVDDSIAAFKNRTIHTYHSEGAGGGHAPDIIKVCAVPHVLPSSTNPTRPFTVNTLDEHLDMLMVCHHLDAKLPEDVAFAESRIRGETIAAEDILHDLGAISMMSSDSQAMGRVGEVISRTWQTAHKMKSQRGTLVGDDAQADNWRIKRFIAKYTINPAIAHGVAGEIGSIEVGKLADIVLWSPAFFGAKPELVLKGGFIAWAQMGDANASIPTPEPVQMRPMFGAHGLAAAKTSIAFVSSAAAQANVGARYGLQKPTAAVKGCRGLGKKDMKLNDALPKIEVDPESYEVRADGQLLTCAPAKSLPLAQKYYLF is encoded by the coding sequence GTGAGCCACAAGATCTCGCGCCTCGCCTACGCCGACATCTACGGGCCCACGACCGGTGATTGCGTTCGGCTCGGCGACACCGATCTCTGGGCGCGCGTCGAGCGCGACCACACCGTCTACGGCGACGAGTGCAAGTTCGGCGGCGGCAAGGTGCTCCGCGAGGGCATGGGCCAGGCCGCCGGCGTGAGCGCGAAGGACGCCCTCGATCTCGTCATTACCAACGCGTTAATTGTCGATTACACTGGCATCTACAAGGCCGACATCGGCATCAAGCACGGCCGCATCTCCGCCATCGGCAAGGCCGGCAACCCGGACATCATGGCCGGCGTGACGCCCGGGATGATCGTCGGCGTGACCACCGAGGTCGTCGCAGGCGAGGGACTCATCGCGACCGCGGGCGGGATTGATTCACACATTCATTTCATCTCGCCTCAACAGATCCCGGTCGCGCTCGCGAGCGGCGTGACCACGTTCATCGGCGGCGGCACCGGACCCGCAACGGGCACCAAGGCCACCACCTGCACGCCCGCGGAGGATCAGCTCCGCTTGATGCTCCAGGCCACCGACGGCTTGCCCATGAACTTCGGCTTCACCGGCAAGGGCAATACCTCGAAGCCCGAAGGATTGGCCGAGCAGCTCGCAGCGGGCGCGATCGGCCTCAAGCTGCACGAGGACTGGGGCACCACGCCCGCCGCGATCGACTGCTGCCTTGCCGTCGCCGAGAAGCACGACGTGCAGGTCACCATCCACACCGACACGCTCAACGAGTCCGGCTTCGTGGATGACTCCATCGCCGCATTCAAGAATCGTACGATTCATACATATCACTCGGAGGGCGCCGGCGGCGGACACGCGCCCGACATCATCAAGGTCTGCGCGGTGCCGCACGTGCTGCCCAGCTCGACGAATCCCACGCGGCCGTTCACCGTCAACACGCTCGACGAGCACCTCGACATGTTGATGGTGTGCCACCACCTCGACGCCAAGCTGCCCGAGGACGTGGCCTTCGCCGAGAGTCGCATCCGCGGCGAGACCATCGCCGCCGAGGACATCCTCCATGACCTCGGCGCGATCTCCATGATGTCGAGCGACAGCCAGGCCATGGGCCGCGTAGGCGAAGTCATCAGCCGCACCTGGCAGACGGCTCATAAGATGAAGTCGCAGCGCGGCACGCTCGTGGGCGACGACGCGCAAGCGGACAACTGGCGCATCAAGCGTTTCATTGCCAAGTACACGATCAACCCTGCAATCGCGCATGGTGTTGCGGGCGAGATCGGCTCGATCGAGGTCGGCAAGCTCGCGGACATCGTGCTCTGGAGCCCGGCGTTCTTCGGCGCCAAGCCGGAGCTGGTGCTCAAGGGCGGCTTCATCGCCTGGGCCCAGATGGGAGACGCCAACGCGTCTATCCCCACGCCCGAGCCGGTGCAGATGCGGCCCATGTTCGGCGCCCACGGACTCGCCGCGGCGAAGACGTCAATCGCGTTCGTCTCCAGCGCGGCGGCGCAGGCCAACGTCGGCGCGCGCTACGGCCTGCAGAAGCCCACGGCCGCCGTGAAGGGCTGCCGCGGTCTCGGCAAGAAGGACATGAAGCTCAACGACGCGCTCCCGAAGATCGAGGTCGACCCCGAGAGCTATGAAGTTCGCGCCGACGGGCAGCTCCTCACGTGTGCGCCCGCGAAGAGCCTGCCGCTCGCGCAGAAGTACTATTTATTTTAA
- a CDS encoding long-chain fatty acid--CoA ligase codes for MSGTMMDVPLTLERFVERAEGLFKNVEVVSRRADRSLHRTTWGEIMFRARKLARALVAAGLKPGERVATLSWNHAAHLEAYFGIPLAGGVCHTLNLRLHPDDVAFIAEDAKDRFLLLDESLVPLCDKFQRKDLFERIFVVNATGTVAGAREDYEKFLASAPADVKLPVLAESDALGCCYTSGTTGKPKGVVYTHKSTLLHALVSALPDSLHLSRADTLLPVVPMFHVNAWGLPYACAMTGTKMVMPGPHLDPASLLELMEQEKVTIAAGVPTIWLGIREAMDAKPGQHKLQPGLRMVVGGSAAPEQLIRDFDRLGMTLLHAWGMTETSPIGTVSRVPPELANASADEKYKSRARQGVPVPLVDIRVRNERGDVPTDAKTSGELLIRGPWITARYASHTDPARWTADGFFRTGDVANMDSRGCIQLVDRVSDLIKSGGEWISSVEVENALMGHPAVREAAVVGAPHPKWSERPIAVVVLKPGANATAEELKNHLAPNFAKFWLPDAFVFTDTIPRTSAGKFKKTELRERFKNYAW; via the coding sequence ATGTCCGGAACCATGATGGACGTGCCGCTCACGCTGGAGCGCTTCGTCGAGCGCGCAGAGGGGCTCTTCAAGAACGTCGAGGTCGTCTCGCGACGCGCGGACAGGAGCCTGCACCGCACCACCTGGGGCGAGATCATGTTCCGGGCGCGCAAGCTCGCGCGCGCGCTCGTGGCCGCGGGCCTCAAGCCGGGCGAGCGCGTGGCCACGCTGAGCTGGAACCATGCCGCGCACCTCGAGGCGTACTTTGGAATCCCGCTCGCGGGCGGCGTGTGCCACACGCTCAACCTGCGACTGCATCCGGACGACGTCGCCTTCATCGCCGAAGACGCCAAGGATCGCTTCCTGCTCCTCGACGAGTCGCTGGTTCCGCTCTGCGACAAGTTCCAGCGCAAGGATCTCTTCGAGCGGATCTTCGTGGTGAACGCGACGGGTACCGTGGCCGGGGCGCGCGAGGACTACGAGAAGTTCCTCGCCAGCGCGCCCGCCGACGTGAAGTTGCCGGTGCTGGCCGAGTCCGACGCGCTCGGCTGCTGCTACACGAGCGGCACGACGGGGAAGCCGAAGGGCGTGGTCTACACGCACAAGTCGACGCTGCTTCACGCGCTCGTGAGCGCCTTGCCGGATTCCCTGCACCTGTCTCGCGCGGACACGCTCTTGCCCGTGGTGCCCATGTTCCACGTCAACGCCTGGGGATTGCCCTACGCGTGCGCGATGACCGGCACGAAGATGGTCATGCCCGGGCCGCATCTGGATCCCGCGAGCCTGTTGGAGTTGATGGAGCAGGAGAAGGTCACCATCGCCGCAGGTGTGCCCACCATCTGGCTCGGCATCCGCGAGGCGATGGACGCGAAGCCGGGCCAGCACAAGCTCCAGCCCGGATTGCGCATGGTGGTCGGCGGCTCGGCGGCACCCGAGCAGCTCATCCGCGACTTCGATCGCCTGGGCATGACCCTTTTGCACGCTTGGGGCATGACCGAGACCTCGCCCATTGGAACCGTCTCGCGCGTGCCGCCGGAGCTCGCCAACGCCAGCGCCGACGAGAAGTACAAGAGCCGCGCGCGCCAGGGCGTGCCGGTGCCGCTGGTCGACATCCGCGTGCGCAACGAGCGGGGCGACGTGCCCACCGACGCGAAGACCTCGGGCGAGCTGCTCATCCGCGGGCCGTGGATCACCGCGCGCTACGCGAGCCACACCGATCCCGCGCGCTGGACGGCCGACGGCTTCTTTCGCACCGGCGACGTGGCCAACATGGACTCGCGCGGCTGCATCCAGCTCGTGGATCGCGTGAGCGACCTCATCAAGAGCGGGGGCGAGTGGATCAGCTCCGTCGAGGTGGAGAACGCGCTCATGGGCCATCCCGCGGTGCGGGAAGCGGCCGTGGTCGGCGCGCCGCACCCGAAGTGGAGCGAGCGGCCCATCGCGGTGGTCGTGCTCAAGCCCGGCGCGAACGCCACCGCCGAGGAGCTCAAGAACCACCTCGCGCCCAACTTTGCCAAGTTCTGGCTGCCCGACGCCTTCGTGTTCACCGACACCATCCCGCGCACCTCCGCGGGCAAGTTCAAGAAGACCGAGCTGCGCGAGCGGTTCAAGAACTACGCGTGGTGA
- the ureG gene encoding urease accessory protein UreG: MVRHSHDGHGEHTHDGEHGHTHEHWLHPGLFHERDKPLNRDYAKRSFTVGIGGPVGSGKTALVLALCRALRERHSLGVVTNDIFTREDAEFLTRNEALAPERIRAVETGGCPHAAIREDITPNLLALEELMKSVKPELLIVESGGDNLAAQYSRELVDYTIYVIDVAGGDKVPRKGGPGITQSDLLVINKTDLAPSVGASLEVMARDAKKMRGDGPVVFSQVTRAVGVDEISKHVLGAWREAVATK; encoded by the coding sequence ATGGTTCGCCACTCCCACGATGGCCACGGTGAGCACACCCACGACGGCGAGCACGGGCACACGCACGAGCACTGGCTGCATCCCGGCCTGTTCCACGAGCGCGACAAGCCGCTGAACCGCGACTACGCCAAGCGCTCGTTCACGGTCGGCATCGGCGGGCCGGTGGGAAGCGGCAAGACCGCGCTGGTGCTCGCGCTCTGCCGCGCGCTGCGCGAGAGGCACTCGCTGGGCGTGGTGACCAACGACATCTTCACCCGCGAGGACGCCGAGTTCCTCACGCGCAACGAGGCGCTCGCTCCCGAGCGGATCCGCGCGGTGGAGACCGGCGGCTGTCCGCACGCGGCGATCCGCGAAGACATCACGCCCAACCTGCTCGCGCTCGAAGAGCTCATGAAGAGCGTGAAGCCCGAGCTCTTGATCGTCGAGAGTGGCGGCGACAACCTGGCCGCGCAATACAGCCGCGAGCTCGTGGACTATACAATATATGTGATTGACGTCGCCGGCGGCGACAAGGTGCCGCGCAAGGGCGGCCCGGGCATCACCCAGTCGGATCTCCTGGTCATCAACAAGACCGACCTCGCGCCGAGCGTGGGCGCGAGCCTGGAGGTCATGGCCCGCGACGCCAAGAAGATGCGCGGCGATGGCCCGGTGGTGTTCTCGCAAGTGACGCGCGCGGTCGGCGTCGACGAGATCAGCAAGCACGTCCTCGGCGCTTGGCGCGAGGCCGTCGCGACGAAGTAG
- a CDS encoding NYN domain-containing protein, whose amino-acid sequence MTAERRIALFIDFENLVTNTGVSASKFDLQPSLDRLLEKGKVVFRRAYCDWARFREATRTLHEAGVELVDVPPSTRAGKNSADIRLVIDALELCYAREHIDTFVIASGDSDFCPLAYKLRENNKIVIGLAIKEATSPFFVKACDEFIYLKPDTERRGEEKAEGAKDGGRRGRGGRGRRGGRGAEKTEKGEKAELPETGEVPEVAREVVHNLLAAATQPINPSFIKETIVRKEPDFDERDHGFSSFNKLLAAMEREGLLRRQQHGRQWYVVPPEAAPESEASDQPESIDQMEPVEPEPAPAQRDDEGH is encoded by the coding sequence ATGACCGCTGAGCGCCGCATCGCACTCTTCATCGACTTCGAGAACCTGGTGACCAACACGGGGGTTTCGGCGTCGAAGTTCGACCTTCAGCCTTCGCTGGATCGCCTGCTGGAGAAGGGGAAGGTGGTCTTCCGGCGCGCGTACTGCGACTGGGCGCGCTTCCGCGAGGCCACGCGCACCTTGCACGAGGCGGGCGTGGAGCTCGTCGACGTGCCGCCGTCCACGCGCGCGGGGAAGAACAGCGCCGACATCCGCCTGGTCATCGACGCACTCGAGCTCTGCTACGCGCGCGAGCACATCGACACCTTCGTGATCGCCTCCGGTGACTCCGACTTCTGCCCGCTGGCGTACAAGCTGCGCGAGAACAACAAGATCGTCATTGGCCTGGCGATCAAGGAAGCGACGTCGCCGTTCTTCGTGAAGGCCTGCGACGAGTTCATCTACCTGAAGCCCGACACCGAGCGCCGCGGCGAGGAGAAGGCCGAGGGCGCGAAGGACGGCGGCCGGCGCGGTCGCGGCGGTCGTGGGCGTCGCGGTGGACGCGGCGCTGAGAAGACCGAGAAGGGCGAGAAGGCCGAGCTGCCGGAGACGGGCGAGGTGCCCGAGGTGGCGCGAGAGGTGGTGCACAACCTCCTCGCGGCCGCGACGCAGCCGATCAATCCGTCGTTCATCAAGGAGACGATCGTCCGCAAGGAGCCCGACTTCGACGAGCGCGATCACGGCTTCTCGAGCTTCAACAAGCTGCTCGCGGCGATGGAGCGCGAGGGGCTGCTCCGCCGCCAGCAGCACGGGCGGCAGTGGTACGTGGTGCCGCCCGAGGCCGCGCCGGAGTCGGAGGCGAGCGATCAGCCCGAGTCGATCGATCAGATGGAGCCGGTGGAGCCGGAGCCGGCCCCTGCCCAGCGCGACGACGAGGGGCACTGA
- a CDS encoding urease subunit beta — MRLSPQELDKLVLHQAGFLAQKRLARGLRLNHPEAVALIATQLLELIRDGKSVAELMDLGKRFLGRRQVMDGVAELIAEVQVEGTFADGSKLVTVHHPIAREDGDLALALHGSFLPAPDLKVFGTTTSHAPPGAYRLQSGELELNAGRRSISLSVTNTGDRPIQVGSHYAFVETNRALVFDRAAAVGMRLDIPAGTAVRFEPGEAKTVKLVELAGNRVVRGGNALTDGPTTDANAVLTRVQQRGFGHRGGTP; from the coding sequence GTGCGACTCTCTCCTCAAGAGCTCGACAAGCTCGTGCTGCATCAAGCGGGTTTTCTCGCGCAGAAGCGCCTCGCCCGCGGGCTCCGGTTGAACCACCCTGAAGCCGTGGCGCTCATCGCCACGCAGCTCCTCGAGCTCATCCGCGACGGCAAGAGCGTGGCCGAGCTGATGGACCTCGGGAAGCGCTTCCTCGGGCGGCGCCAGGTGATGGACGGCGTGGCCGAGCTCATCGCCGAAGTGCAAGTCGAAGGCACCTTCGCCGATGGCTCCAAGCTCGTGACCGTGCACCACCCCATCGCGCGCGAGGACGGCGATCTCGCGCTGGCGCTGCACGGCAGCTTCTTGCCCGCGCCGGACTTGAAAGTATTCGGAACCACCACCAGCCATGCGCCGCCGGGCGCCTATCGATTGCAGAGCGGCGAGCTCGAGCTCAACGCCGGACGGCGGTCGATTTCTCTCTCGGTGACGAACACCGGCGATCGGCCGATTCAAGTCGGCAGTCACTATGCATTTGTAGAAACGAATCGCGCCCTGGTCTTCGATCGCGCGGCCGCTGTCGGAATGCGGCTCGATATTCCTGCGGGAACGGCCGTGCGCTTCGAACCCGGCGAAGCGAAGACGGTGAAGCTGGTGGAGCTCGCCGGCAATCGCGTGGTGCGCGGCGGAAATGCGCTCACCGATGGACCGACGACGGACGCAAATGCGGTGCTGACGCGCGTTCAACAGCGCGGCTTCGGTCACCGGGGAGGCACGCCGTGA
- a CDS encoding S8/S53 family peptidase, with protein sequence MLAPLFVLALAAAPLSPLPARAPVLPAGAQVRDASPTSAQSISLGLKLRDRAGLDRYIAALHDPRSPQFRQWLTPAEFGDAFGTPPQQYDALVHALEKGGLEVTRYAGRTYLEAKGTASQLQKLLGVRLVDVDGAPEGSYRTFQGTPHLPADLAVLVQSVTGLDTRARFHHRLVARNQDTFGPQDLRRYYDMDALHAQGYAGQLSKVAVVGSLPNSTNMPQPADITWFYANVSDSTASFSIDQLPLVIGQPDSQPGLRTELEMDAEMVTVGAPLVQSVTMVLAPPGTLFESGYAEVVNNLPDLTSVSTSFGGCELDEEQFASGEMDTVATLVAQGVSEGIAFFSASGDNGVLTCTQSGTSNVNLPSVDFPSSTPYMTAVGGTMFTGSFDANGAIPAYGSETTWNEQNFLAGGGGVSNHFPRPPWQLAPGTTDGGFREVPDVALLAATQPGVAIVDRAPGQIDPGGNGTSDASPMAAGIFAAVNDRIGGCRLGTPNFTLYALARAQYGASGPAVFHDITTGDISVQGTDGGLVQGAAAGVGYDEATGLGSLDVAALAEAWPPCAPSVDAGAVDAGAPDAGDVDAGSTDDGGSALADGGIDDGGSIDDGGSAIIDAGPFAIGPWDGGPALDAGPRTAYDACAALACDGGSVCVTVTEGPTSCLAPCDLSATTNPCPAGNYCAPFNGSDAGFCQVGCNADSDCSSVQVCNACAHTCIAPGKAGAAIGDACVHRSDCQTGGFCLSQNFSGLPGGYCSAQCTAGATGACGCPSGSICESNSGFCFETCTVSTQTGCRAGYVCDPSTQTGDADTGICLPNCNDLGGQCLGANQTCDTTSGICAAPGQTTSTSSSGSTGASGSTGSGSTTGSGSSTGTETTGSTGAGSTSQGTTGTVAAASSGSTGTTGGKGGGCGCSAGSSSAELSFSLLIALAMFGARRKRA encoded by the coding sequence ATGCTCGCTCCCCTCTTTGTCCTCGCGCTCGCCGCAGCGCCGCTGAGCCCGCTCCCGGCGCGTGCGCCCGTGCTCCCCGCCGGCGCCCAGGTCCGCGACGCCTCGCCGACCTCGGCGCAGTCGATCTCGCTGGGCCTCAAGCTCCGCGACCGCGCCGGGCTCGATCGCTACATCGCCGCGCTGCACGATCCGCGCTCGCCGCAGTTCCGCCAGTGGCTCACGCCCGCGGAGTTCGGCGACGCGTTCGGCACGCCGCCGCAGCAGTACGACGCGCTGGTGCATGCGCTGGAGAAGGGCGGGCTGGAGGTCACGCGCTACGCGGGCCGCACCTACCTCGAGGCGAAGGGCACCGCGTCGCAGTTGCAGAAGCTCCTCGGCGTGCGGCTCGTCGACGTGGACGGCGCGCCCGAGGGCTCCTACCGCACCTTCCAGGGCACGCCGCACCTGCCCGCGGACCTCGCCGTGCTGGTGCAGTCGGTGACCGGCCTGGACACGCGCGCGCGCTTCCACCACCGCCTCGTCGCTCGCAACCAGGACACCTTCGGCCCGCAGGACCTGCGCCGGTACTACGACATGGACGCGCTGCACGCCCAGGGCTACGCGGGCCAGCTCTCCAAGGTCGCGGTCGTCGGCAGCTTGCCCAACAGCACCAACATGCCGCAGCCCGCGGACATCACCTGGTTCTACGCGAACGTCTCCGACAGCACCGCGAGCTTCTCCATCGATCAGCTCCCGCTGGTGATTGGCCAGCCGGACAGCCAGCCCGGGCTGCGCACCGAGCTGGAGATGGACGCGGAGATGGTGACCGTGGGCGCGCCGCTGGTGCAGAGCGTGACCATGGTGCTCGCGCCCCCGGGGACGCTCTTCGAGTCGGGCTACGCCGAGGTGGTGAACAACCTCCCGGATCTCACCTCGGTCTCGACCAGCTTCGGCGGCTGCGAGCTCGACGAGGAGCAGTTCGCCTCCGGCGAGATGGACACCGTGGCCACGCTGGTGGCCCAGGGCGTGAGCGAGGGCATCGCCTTCTTCAGCGCCTCGGGCGACAACGGCGTGCTCACCTGCACGCAGTCGGGCACGTCGAACGTGAACCTGCCGTCCGTCGATTTCCCCTCGTCGACGCCGTACATGACCGCCGTCGGCGGCACCATGTTCACCGGCTCCTTCGACGCCAACGGCGCCATCCCCGCGTACGGCAGCGAGACCACCTGGAACGAGCAGAACTTCCTCGCGGGCGGTGGCGGCGTGAGCAACCACTTCCCCCGGCCGCCCTGGCAGCTCGCGCCCGGCACCACCGACGGCGGCTTCCGCGAGGTGCCCGACGTGGCCCTGCTCGCGGCCACCCAGCCCGGCGTGGCGATCGTCGATCGCGCGCCCGGCCAGATCGATCCGGGCGGCAACGGCACCAGCGATGCCTCGCCGATGGCGGCGGGCATCTTCGCGGCGGTGAACGACCGCATCGGCGGCTGCCGGCTGGGCACGCCGAACTTCACCCTCTACGCGCTCGCGCGCGCGCAGTACGGCGCCAGTGGCCCCGCGGTGTTCCACGACATCACCACCGGCGACATCTCCGTGCAGGGCACCGACGGCGGGCTGGTGCAGGGCGCGGCCGCGGGCGTGGGCTACGACGAGGCCACCGGCCTGGGGTCGCTGGACGTGGCCGCGCTCGCCGAGGCCTGGCCGCCGTGCGCACCGTCCGTCGACGCGGGCGCGGTGGACGCGGGCGCGCCCGATGCGGGTGACGTGGACGCCGGCAGCACCGACGACGGCGGCAGCGCCCTCGCGGACGGCGGCATCGACGACGGTGGCAGCATCGACGACGGTGGCAGCGCCATCATCGACGCCGGTCCGTTCGCGATCGGCCCGTGGGACGGCGGCCCCGCGCTCGACGCTGGCCCGCGCACCGCCTACGACGCCTGCGCCGCGCTCGCCTGCGATGGCGGCTCGGTGTGCGTGACCGTGACCGAGGGCCCGACCTCGTGCCTCGCGCCCTGCGACCTCTCGGCCACGACGAATCCCTGCCCCGCGGGCAACTACTGCGCGCCCTTCAACGGCTCCGACGCCGGCTTCTGCCAGGTGGGCTGCAACGCGGACTCGGACTGCTCCAGCGTCCAGGTTTGCAACGCGTGCGCGCACACCTGCATCGCGCCCGGGAAGGCCGGCGCGGCCATCGGCGACGCCTGCGTGCACCGCAGCGACTGCCAGACCGGCGGCTTCTGCCTCTCCCAGAACTTCAGCGGCCTGCCCGGCGGCTACTGCAGCGCGCAGTGCACCGCGGGCGCCACCGGCGCGTGCGGCTGTCCTTCGGGCTCGATCTGTGAGTCGAACTCGGGCTTCTGCTTCGAGACCTGCACGGTGAGCACGCAGACCGGCTGCCGCGCGGGCTACGTGTGCGATCCGTCGACGCAGACCGGCGACGCCGACACCGGCATCTGCCTGCCCAACTGCAACGACCTCGGCGGCCAGTGCCTGGGCGCGAACCAGACCTGCGACACCACCAGCGGCATCTGCGCCGCCCCCGGCCAGACCACCAGCACCAGCTCGTCGGGATCGACCGGCGCGTCCGGATCGACCGGCTCCGGCTCGACCACGGGCAGCGGCTCGTCGACGGGAACGGAGACCACCGGCTCGACCGGCGCGGGCTCCACCAGCCAAGGCACCACGGGCACCGTCGCGGCGGCGAGCTCGGGCTCCACCGGAACCACGGGCGGCAAGGGCGGCGGCTGTGGCTGCTCGGCGGGCTCGAGCAGCGCGGAGCTCTCGTTCTCGCTGCTGATCGCGCTGGCGATGTTCGGCGCTCGTCGGAAGCGCGCCTAA